The following proteins are encoded in a genomic region of Camarhynchus parvulus chromosome 4A, STF_HiC, whole genome shotgun sequence:
- the LAMP2 gene encoding lysosome-associated membrane glycoprotein 2: protein MTASEVFVAPARPGRSPCPGVPAAAGSSSSTAAAAMGPHRSAASSCGRLLLPLLLLGVSGFFQSYAVEVDIKDASNATCLYANWMMRFLITYESNNGDYKTTALNLSSSATHNGSVCGNDTQAALVAVQFGEGHSWSINITKTNETYQGDFITLTYNTNDTATFPDAKRKGPVTVLMKDPAGPVQLNTVFVCHNSFVFEAENITQIFWNVTLQAFVQNGTVSKKETRCPADRPTSAPTVPPTIANVTAAPTTTASPAPPTPPKPVENPETGNYSLKSGNKTCFLATVGLQLNVSQDKPLLININPKTTVADGACGNTTATLKLNDGNSTLIGFTFAVKNASASVQKFYLREVNVTLLNRLNGSVISSADNNNLSKWDAFLGSSYMCRKEQTLQINENVQVHTFNLWIQPFLVEANKFATAQECSLDDDSILIPIVVGAALAVLIAIIVVAYIIGRRKSYAGYQTL, encoded by the exons ATGACCGCTAGCGAGGTTTTTGTCGCGCCCGCTCGCCCCGGCCGGTCGCCgtgccccggtgtccccgccgccgccggcagcagcagcagcaccgccgccgccgccatgggCCCGCACCGCTCCGCCGCCTCCTCCTGCGGCCGCCTCCtcctgccgctgctgctgctcggtGTCTCTG GTTTTTTCCAGTCCTATGCAGTTGAAGTAGATATAAAGGATGCTTCTAATGCTACATGCCTGTATGCAAATTGGATGATGAGGTTCTTGATAACATATGAATCAAACAATGGTGATTAT AAAACCACAGCCCTGAATTTGTCATCCAGTGCGACACACAATGGAAGCGTCTGTGGCAATGACACACAGGCTGCCCTTGTGGCAGTGCAGTTTGGAGAAGGTCATTCTTGGAGCATTAACATCACAAAAACCAATGAAACTTACCAGGGAGACTTCATCACACTGACCTACAACACCAATGACACAGCTACATTTCCTGATGCTAAAAGAAAAG GACCAGTTACTGTTCTTATGAAGGATCCTGCAGGTCCAGTTCAGCTGAATACTGTCTTCGTGTGTCACAATTCCTTCgtttttgaagcagaaaatataACACAGATTTTCTGGAATGTTACTTTGCAGGCTTTTGTTCAGAATGGCACAGTCAGTAAAAAAG aGACCAGATGTCCTGCTGATAGACCTACTTCTGCACCTACTGTTCCACCTACTATTGCCAATGTAACTGCTGCACCTACCACAACTGCGTCTCCTGCTCCACCAACTCCTCCCAAGCCTGTGGAGAATCCGGAGACAGGAAACTATTCTCttaaaagtggaaataaaacGTGTTTCCTGGCAACTGTGGGGCTGCAACTGAATGTTTCCCAAGACAAg CCTCTCCTGATCAACATCAATCCAAAGACAACTGTCGCAGATGGTGCCTGTGGTAACACAACAGCCACTCTGAAACTGAATGATGGAAATAGCACGCTGATTGGTTTCACATTTGCTGTT AAAAATGCGAGTGCAAGTGTACAGAAATTTTATCTGAGGGAGGTGAATGTTACTCTGCTCAACCGTCTGAATGGTTCTG tCATTTCAAGTGCAGATAACAACAACTTAAGCAAGTGGGATGCTTTCCTTGGTAGCTCTTACATGTGCCGAAAAGAACAGACCCTTCAGATTAATGAAAATGTTCAAGTACATACTTTTAATCTATGGATTCAGCCATTCCTTGTGGAGGCAAATAAGTTTGCTACAG CCCAGGAGTGTTCGCTGGATGATGACAGCATTCTAATCCCAATTGTAGTTGGTGCTGCACTTGCTGTCTTGATTGCCATTATAGTGGTTGCTTACATAAttggcagaagaaaaagctaTGCTGGATATCAAACTTTGTGA